The sequence CTGACCAATGCGCATGTGGTGGCCAGCGCACAGAGCATTCAGGTGCGTCTGCTCGACCGTCGGGTTTATTCGGCGACGCTGGTGGGCGCCGACAAGCGTGCGGACATTGCCCTGCTCAAGATCGAGGCCACTGGCCTGCCGGCGGTGCGCTTCGGCCGGCCGGAAGGGGTGGCGGTTGGCGAGTGGGTGGTGGCCATCGGTTCGCCCTTCGGTTTCGAGAACAGCGTGACCGCCGGCATCGTCAGCGCCAAGGGGCGGGTGTTTCCGGAAGAGAGCTTCGTGCCCTTCATCCAGACGGATGTGGCGATCAATCCAGGCAATTCGGGCGGGCCGCTGTTCAACCTGGCGGGCGAGGTGATCGGCATCAACTCCCAGATCTACAGTCGCACCGGTGGATTCATGGGGGTGTCGTTTGCCATCCCGATCGATATCGCGATGGATATCCAGGCCCAGCTGCGCAGCGGCGGCAAGGTGGAGCGGGGGCGCATCGGGGTGGGCATCCAGGAGGTGACGCCGGCGCTGGCAACCGCGTTCGGTCTGTCCACGCTCGATGGCGCGCTGGTCGGCATGGTCGAGCCGAACAGCCCGGCGCAGCGCGCCGGCGTGGCCGTTGGCGATGTCATCGTTCGCTTCGGCGAGGCAGCCATCCAGCGCTCGGACGATCTGCCGCGGATCGTGGCGCGTGTGTCACCGGGGCGTGAGATGCCGATGGAGGTCATCCGCGCCGGCGTGCGCCAGAGCCTGCGCGTTACCCTGGGGCAATGGCCGAACGCGGAGGAGGGGGCCACAGCGGTGCGGCGTGCGCCGAACCCGTCCGAAGCGCTGGCGCGGCGTGGGCTCGATGTGCTGGTGCCGAATGGTGCCCGACTCAAGACCATCGGTGCCCAGTGGGGGCTCGAGGTGCGCAAGGCTGAGGGGCCGGCCGGCCGCGCGCGGCTGCGCGAGGGCGACTTGCTCGTTGCTGCGGTCGATGCCGGCAAGCAGACCCCGTTGCGCAAGCTCGACGACCTCGATGCGGCGCTGGCCCGACTGGGGCCGAATGATGCCTTGACCGTCCTGTTGCAGCGCGGCGCCGGACGCAGCTTCGTGACCATCGAGGCGCGCTGATGGCGACGCTGACCCTGCTTGGCCGTAGCTGGTGCCATCTGTGCGACGACATGCTCGCTGCGCTCAAGCCGCTGACCGATGCGGCGGCGGTGTCGGTCGATGTGGTGGATGTTGACAGCGATCCGGCACTGGAGGCGCGCTGGGGCGAACTGGTGCCGGTGCTGCTGGCGGTGGAGGGGCACGAGCTGTGCCACTACCATCTGGACGAGGTGGCGGTGCGTGCCTATTTGGCCCGATTTCCGCTAGAATCCGCCGATTGACTTCGCCCGGGAAACGAGGGTGCCGCAAGGCACCTTTTTTGTTGTGAATATGCGCCACATACGTAATTTCTCCATCATTGCCCATATCGATCACGGTAAGTCGACGCTGGCCGATCGCCTGATCCACCGCTGCGGCGGCCTGGCCGACCGGGAGATGGATGCCCAGGTGCTCGATTCGATGGATCTGGAGCGCGAGCGGGGCATCACCATCAAGGCGCAGACCGCCTCCTTGCTCTACAAGGCGAAGGATGGCCAGGAATACCAGTTCAACCTGATCGACACCCCGGGGCATGTGGACTTCAGCTATGAAGTGTCACGCTCCCTGCAGGCCTGCGAAGGGGCGCTGCTGGTGGTCGACGCGTCCCAGGGCGTCGAGGCGCAGACCGTGGCCAACTGCTACACGGCAATCGAGCAGAACCTGGAAGTGATCCCGGTCCTCAACAAGGTGGACCTGCCCGCCGCCGATCCGGAGCGGGTGCGTGCGGAAATCGAGGACGTGATCGGCGTTGATGCGTCCGAGGCGACGCTGTGCTCGGCCAAGACCGGCCTGGGCATCGACGATATCCTCGAAACCGTGGTGCGCCGCGTGCCGCCGCCGGTGGGCGACCCCGAGGCGCCGCTGAAGGCGCTGATCATCGATTCCTGGTTCGACAGCTACGTGGGCGTGGTGATCCTGGTGCGGGTGATCGACGGCAGCATCAAGGCCAAGGACCGCATGCGCCTGATGGCAACCGGGGCCGAGTACCCGGTGGATTCGGTGGGGGTGTTTACCCCGAAGTCGCTGGTGCGTGATTCGCTGTCGGCCGGCGAGGTCGGCTTCATCATCAGCGGCATCAAGGTGATTTCCGATGCCAAGGTGGGCGACACGGTAACGCTGGCCACGCGTCCGGCGGCCAAGCCGCTGCCGGGTTTCAAGGAGATCAAGTCGCAGGTGTTCGCCGGCCTGTATCCGGTCGAATCCAACGAATACGAACAACTGCGCGAGTCGCTCGAAAAACTGCAACTCAACGACGCTGCCTTGCGCTTTGAGCCGGAAGTGTCGCAGGCCCTGGGGTTCGGCTTCCGTTGCGGCTTCCTCGGCCTGCTGCACATGGACATCGTGCAGGAGCGTCTCGAGCGCGAATTCGATATCGACCTGATCACCACGGCGCCGACCGTGGTGTACGAAGTGCTGATGAAAGACGGCACGGTCATGAAGGTCGAGAACCCGGCCAAGCTGCCCGATCCGTCGAAGATCGACGAGATCCGCGAGCCGATCATCCGCGCGACCATCTATCTGCCGCAGGAGTATGTCGGCGTCGTCATCACCCTGTGCACCCAGAAGCGCGGCTCGCAGGTCGATATGCGCTACCATGGCCGCCAGGTGCAGCTGGTGTATGACATTCCAATGAACGAAGTGGTGATGGACTTCTTCGACCGGCTCAAGTCGGTGTCGCGCGGCTATGCCTCGCTCGACTATGAGCTGCACAGCTATCAGGCGGCCGATCTGGTCAAGCTCGACATGCTGGTCAATGGCGAAAAGGTCGATGCCCTGTCGGTGATCGTGCACCGTGCCAACGCGCATTTTCGCGGGCGCGAGCTGGCCGCCAAGCTACGCGGCATCATCCCGCGCCAGATGTTCGACGTGGCGGTGCAGGCGGCCATCGGCTCGACCATCGTCTCGCGCGAGAACATCAAGGCGCTGCGCAAGAACGTGCTGGCCAAGTGCTACGGCGGCGACATCTCGCGCAAGCGCAAGCTGCTCGAAAAGCAGAAGGCCGGCAAACGCCGGATGAAGCAGGTTGGCGCGGTCGAGATCCCGCAGGAAGCCTTCCTGGCCGTGCTGCGCACCGACGACAGCAAGTAAGCCCCCTGGGATTCAAACCGGAGACGACGTGAATTTTGCCCTGATCCTCTTCCTGCTGCTGGTCGCGACCGGTGTGCTGTGGCTGGCCGACAAGTTCTATGCGCGCAAGCGCCGGGCGCCGGATGCTGGCGAACCGTGGTGGGTGGAGTACGGCGCCAGTTTCTTTCCGGTGATCCTGGCGGTGTTCTTCCTGCGTTCGTTTCTGGTCGAGCCGTTCAAGATCCCGTCTGGCTCGATGATCCCCACCTTGCTGGTGGGCGACTTCATTCTGGTCAACAAATACACCTACGGTATCCGCCTGCCGGTGATCAACAAGAAGATCGTCGATATCAACGAGCCGGCGCGTGGCGATGTGATGGTGTTCCGCTACCCGGAGAACCCCTCGCTGGACTACATCAAGCGGGTCGTCGGGCTGCCGGGGGACACCGTCGAGTACTTCGACAAGCGCTTGAGCATCAACGGCAAGCCGGTTGATACCGTGGCCGACGGCGAATACGTGCACCGCGACCGGCTCTATGCCAGCGGGCAATTCACCGAGACGCTGGGTGAGGTTCAGCACGCCATGCTCAACGATGGCGACAAACCGTCGTACGTACCCCAGGTCAAGCAGTTCCCGCAGCGCGAGAACTGCACCTATACTAACAACGGCGTACGTTGCACGGTACCCGATGGGCATTATTTCGTCATGGGCGACAACCGCGACGACAGCAGCGACAGCCGCGTCTGGGGCTTTGTGCCGGAGCAGAACATCGTCGGCAAGGCCTTCCTGATCTGGTTCAACTTCAATGAACCGAGCCGTATCGGCTTTTTCCACTGAAGGGCAATCGCATGAAGAACAAGCAAACGGGTCTGTCCCTGATCGGCGTGCTGATCGTCGGCGCCATCCTCGGTTTTCTGTTCCTCATCGGCATGCGCACCGTGCCGGTGGTGACCGAGTACATGGCGGTCAAGCGGATCATGAACGCGATCATCGAGTCCAACCCGTCGCCCGAAGTGCCGATCACCCAGCTGCGCGCGGATTTCGACAAGCGCGCCTACATCGATGAGGTCAAGCATGTCTCCGGCCGCGACCTGGTGATCGTCAAGCGCGGCAACAAGTTCGAGATGTCGGTGAGCTACGCCCGCAAGGTGCCCATTGCAGCCAATGTGAGCCTGCTCATTGAATTCGATACCGGCACACTGCGCGGTGGATCCTGATGGTGGCCGGGTGACGTTCGATACCTTACAGGAACGGCTCGACTATCGTTTCAAGGCGCCGGCCGGGCTGCGCCAGGCGCTGACGCACCGCAGCTATGGCCAGCCCAACAACGAGCGGCTGGAATTTCTCGGCGACAGTGTGGTCAACCACGTCATCGCCCTGGCGCTGTTTTCCCGTTTCCCCGATTTGCGCGAAGGTGATCTGTCCCGCTTGCGGGCACAGCTGGTGTGTCAGGATGCCCTGCACGGCATCGCGCTGGGCCTGGAACTCGGCTCGGTGTTGCGCCTGGGAGAAGGGGAGCTGAAAAGCGGTGGCGCGGAACGGCCGTCGATCCTGTCCGATGCGCTCGAAGCGGTGTTTGCCGCGGTGTACCTCGATGGCGGTTTCGACGCGGCCAAGGCGGTGATCGACCGCTTGTTTGCGTCTCATCTGGCAAAGCTTGATCCGACGACCAGCCTCAAGGACCCCAAGACCCGCTTGCAGGAGTGGCTGCAGGCACGTCGCCGGCAGTTGCCGAAGTACCGTCTGGTGGCAACGCTCGGCGAGGCGCATGCTCAGCAGTTCGAGGTCGAGTGCACCGTTGACGGCGGGCTGCAGACCCGTGGGATTGGTTCAAGTCGGCGAGCGGCCGAGCAGCAAGCGGCCCTGGCTGCGATGGAAACCTTGGAGAATCATGCAGGATAATCACACCCCGGACAGCGGCGCATTCCACACCGGCTTCATCGCCATTGTCGGGCGGCCCAATGTCGGCAAGTCCACCCTGATGAACCGGCTCATCGGCCTGAAGGTCAGCATCGTCTCGAGCAAGGCGCAGACCACGCGCCATCGGGTGTCGGGCATCCTGACTGACGACTCCGCCCAGTTCGTCTTCGTCGACACGCCGGGCTTCCAGACCCGTCACCAGAACGCACTCAATCGCACCATGAACCGCACGGTGACCCAGTCGCTCGCCGATGTGGACCTGGTCTATCTGGTCATCGAGGCCGGCAAGTTCGGCCCGGAGGACGAGCAGGTCGTCGCCTTGCTGCCGCCGGACGCGAAGGTGATCCTGGTGATCAACAAGGTCGACACGCTGGCCGACAAGTCCAGCCTGCTGCCTTTCATCGACAAGACCCGCAGCGTCTTCCCGTTTGCCGAAGTGGTGCCGCTGTCGGCCGAACACGGCAAGAACGTGGATGCCCTGCTGGCCGTGTCGCGCCGCTATCTGCCCGAAGGCCCGCCGATGTTCGGGCCGGACGACATCACCGACCGCAGCGAGCGTTTCCTGGCGGCCGAATTTCTGCGCGAGAAGCTGTTCCGGCTGCTCGGCGACGAGCTGCCCTATGGCATGACGGTCGAGATCGAGCGCTTCGAGGTCGAAGGCAACCTGCGCCGCATCAACGCCGCCATCATCGTCGACAAACCCGGCCACAAGGGCATCGTCATCGGCAAGGGCGGCCAGCACCTCAAGCGCATCTCCACCGAAGCGCGCAAGGCGATGGAAGAGCTCTTCGGTGCCACCATCTACCTTGAGGTGTGGGTCAAGGTGAAGTCCGGCTGGGCGGATGACGAGCGCGCGCTCAAGAGCCTCGGCTACGACTGAGTGAGCGCGCCGTGGGCCAGAAGCAGCGCGTCGATCAACAACCCGGTTTTGTCCTCCACACCCACCCGTATCGGGAAACCAGCCTGATCGTCGAGGTGTTCAGCCGCGACTACGGCCGCATGGCACTGGTCGCCAAGGGCGCACGGCGGCCGATGTCGGCCTTGCGCGGGGTGCTGATGGCCTACCAGCCCTTGCTGCTCGACTGGTCCGGCGGTGGCGAGGTGAAGACCCTGGTGCGGGCCGAATGGCTCGGCGGCCAGCCGCTGCTCACCGGCAAGGAGTTGCTGTGTGGCTACTACCTCAACGAATTGCTGGTCAAGCTGCTGCCGCGTGAAGACGCCCACGCCGAGCTGTATGCCCACTACGCCGCGCTGATCCAGCGCCTGCCGGGCGAGACGCGTTTCGAACCCATCCTGCGCGCCTTTGAACTGACGTTGCTCTCCGAACTCGGTTATGGCGTCCCGCTCGAGCATGACGCCGAGACCGAGGCGCCGATCGCGGCCGAGGCGCGCTACGGCTATATAATCGATCGCGGCCCCGTGCTCGGCGCCTCGCCCGACGATGGCCTGCCGATGGTCTCCGGGCAGACGCTGCTCGACATGGCCGCCGGACGTTTCGACGACCCCAAGACCCTGGTGCAGAGCAAGGCCTTGCTGCGCCACCTGATCCAGCACCACCTCGGCGCCCAGCCCCTGCATTCGCGCCGCATGTTCAAGGAGTTGCAAGCACTGTGATTGAATTGGGCGTGAATATCGACCATGTTGCCACGCTGCGCCAGGCGCGGCGCACCTGGGAGCCGGACCCGGTCTGGGCTGCCGTCGAGGCGCATCTGGGCGGTGCCGATGGCATCACCGTGCATCTGCGCGAAGACCGTCGCCATATCAACGACGAGGATGTGCGCAAACTGCGCGACCTCACCCAGGTCAAGCTCAACCTCGAGATGGCCGCCACCGACGAAATGGTCGGCATCGCCGCCGGGCTCAAGCCCGAGATGGCGATGTTCGTGCCCGAGGGGCGGCAGGAAGTCACCACCGAGGGCGGGCTCGATATCGTCTCGCAAGAGGCTGCGTTGCGCCGCTCGGTCAGCCGGCTTGCCGATGCCGGCATTTCGGTGAGCGTGTTCATCGACGCCGATCCGGCCCAGGTCGAAGCGGCGGCGCGCATTGGCGCACAGGTGTGCGAGATCCATACCGGCCCTTACGCGGCCGCGTTTCATCGTGCCGGTCGCGATGCCGAGAGCCCCGCCGTGGTGGCAGAGATCGACAAGATCCGCCGCGCCGGCGAGATGATTCGTGGCGCCGGCATGCGCTTCAACGCCGGCCATGCGCTCAACTACTACAACGTCCAGCCCGTTGCACGGCTCGCCGGCATCCGCGAACTGCACATCGGCCATGCCATCGTCTCCCGCGCCGTGTTTTCCGGCCTGCGCGATGCAGTGCGCGAAATGAAACGCCTGATGCGCGAAGCCGCAGCACAAGGTGAGCCGGGCAGGGCATGATCCACGGGATCGGGACCGACATGGTCAGTGTCGAACGCATCCGCCAGGCATTGGCCCGGCATGGCGACCGCTTTGCCTATCGCATCCTGGCGCCCAGTGAGCGCGCGGCCTACCACGACGCCCCCCAGCCCGAGCGCCTGCTCGCCAAGCGCTTTGCCGCCAAGGAGGCCTTCGGCAAGGCCTACGGCACCGGCGTGGCGGTGCCGGCCACGCTGCACTCGGTGGCCGTCGGCCGTGACCCGCGGGGCAAACCGCACTTTGTCTTCCACGGTGCGATGAGCGACATCGCTGCCCGTGACGGCCTGCGCGCCCATCTGAGCCTCAGCGACGAGCTCGACTATGTGATTGCCTTCGCCATCATCGAAAAGGACCCGGCCTGATGCCAATGACGCTGCCCCTGGGGCCGGTGATGCTCGACGTTGCCGGCCATGCCCTGACCGAGGCCGAGCGCCCCCGCTTGTGCCATCCGCTCGTCGGTGGGGTGATCCTGTTTGCGCGCAACTACGCCAATCCGGCCCAACTGGCGGCGCTGACCGCCGAGATCCGCGCACTGCGCTCGCCGGCGCTGCTGATCACCGTCGATCACGAAGGCGGGCGTGTGCAACGTTTCCGCACGGGGTTCAGCGCGGTGCCGGCGATGGGCGTACTGGGCAAGGCCTGGTCGGACGACCCGGCGCGTGGCTGTCAGCTCGCCCGCGATGCCGGCCGCGTGCTGGCCAGCGAGCTGATCGCCCACGGGGTGGACCTGAGTTACACCCCGGTGCTCGATCTGGACTACGGTGTCAGCCGGGTCATCGGCGACCGCGCGTTTCATCGCGACCCCGAGGCCACCGTCATGCTCGCCACCGCGCTCATCGACGGCATGGCCGATGCCGGTATGGGGTGCGTCGGCAAGCATTTTCCCGGCCATGGCTTTGTCGAGGCCGACTCCCATGTCGACATGCCGCGCGACCCGCGCGACTTTGACGCCATCTGTGCCGACGACATGCGGCCCTTCCGGACGCTCGCCGGCCGCCTGGCAGGGGTCATGCCGGCGCATGTGATCTACCCGGCGGTCGATCCGCGCCCGGCCGGCTTCTCGCCGTTCTGGCTGCAGACCGTCTTGCGGGGCCAGCTGGGCTTTGCCGGCGTGATCTTCAGCGATGACCTGACCATGGAAGCGGCCACCGAGGCCGGCGATATCGTGGCGCGTGCCGAAGCGGCGCGGGCCGCCGGTTGTGACATGGTGCTGGTGTGCAATCGCCCGGATCTGGCCGAAACCGTGTTGTCGCGCTGGCATCCCGACGTGCCGGCCACGCTCTCCGATCGTCTGTGCGGTTTGCATGCCCGTCCCGGTGCCGACCGCGTCGGTGTCGGCAGCCCGGCCTACGCACAGGCCACCGCGCAACTGGCGGCGCTGGCCGAGGCCACGCACCGCGCTTGAGCGCCGATGCCGGTGAGCACCTTCGACCATAAAAGCTTCCTGCGCAATGCGCCGTCCGACCCGGGGGTCTACCGGATGATCGGCGAGGGCGACCAGGTGCTGTACGTGGGCAAGGCCAAGAACCTCAAGAAGCGCTTGTCCTCGTATTTCCGTGGCCAGCTGGCCAGCCCGCGCATTGCCATGATGGTGGCGCAGATCGTGCGCGTGGAATTTACCGCGACGCGCTCCGAGGCCGAGGCGCTGATCCTCGAGAACAATCTCATCAAATCGCTCGCGCCGCGCTACAACATCCTGTTTCGCGACGACAAGTCCTACCCCTACATCACGCTCACAGCGCACGGCTTTCCGCGCCTGGCCTTCCATCGCGGCGGATTCACCAAGGGGGCGCGCTATTTCGGCCCGTTTCCGGGCAGCGTGTCGGTGCGCGACAGCATTCATCTGCTGCAAAAGGTGTTCAAGCTGCGCACCTGCGAGAACGGCGTGTTCGATCACCGCTCGCGACCGTGCCTGTTGCATCAGATCCAGCGCTGCACGGCGCCCTGTGTGGGCCTCATCTCAGAGAAGGACTACGCCGCCGACGTCCGCCTCGCCACGCTGTTTCTCGAGGGGCGCACCTCGGAGGTGATCAGCGGCCTCACCGACGCCATGGCGGCCGCTGCCGAACGCATGGCCTTTGAAGAGGCGGCCGCGCTGCGCGACCAGATCCGGGCCTTGCAGCAGGTGCTGCACCGGCAATATGTCGACAGCGGCAAGGAAGAGGATGTTCGACGTGCTGTGCGCCGTGCTGCGCGAGGGCGTGGTGTGCGTCAACCTGGCGATGATCCGTGGTGGACGCCACCTGGGCGACCGGCCGCAGTTTCCGTTAGTCAGTGGCGAGTGCACGCCGCAGGATGTGCTGCTTGCCTTCATCGAACAGCACTACGCCATGCTGCCCCTGCCGGGCAAGATCGTCGCTGCCGTCGACAGCGCGGCGGTCAAGACCGTGCTGGAGAGTCTTGGCAAGCAGGCGCCCGTGGTGGCGCCGCGCCGGCCGATCGAGAAGGGCTGGGTGGAGATGGCCGAGCGCAACGCCACGCTCGCCATCGAGGCCCGGCTGGCGGTGTCCGACCGCAGCGCTTCCCGGCTGCAGGCGCTGCAGCAGGCGCTGGGGCTCGCCGAGCCGCCGGCGCGCATCGAGTGCTTCGACATCAGCCACACCATGGGCGAGGCGACGGTGGCCTCCTGCGTGGTGTGCGAGGGCGGGGCAATGAAGCGCAGCGAGTATCGGCGCTACAACATCACCGACATCACGCCGGGTGACGACTATGCGGCCATGCGCCAGGTGCTGTCGCGCCGGTATGAAAAAGTGGTGTCCGGCGACGGGGTGCGGCCCGATCTGGTACTCATCGATGGCGGCCGCGGGCAGTTGTCGATGGCCCTCGATGTTTTCGCCGAGCTGGGTCTGGCGGCCTTGCCCGCCGTCGGTGTGGCCAAGGGGGAGGGGCGCAAGCCGGGCCTGGAATCGCTGATCTTTGGCGATGGACGTGCCCCGATGCACCTGTCACCCGAATCGGCCGCGCTGCACTTGGTGCAGGAAATCCGCGACGAGGCGCATCGCTTCGCCATCAGCGGTCATCGCGCCAAGCGTGGCAAGGCCCGTGTCGGTTCCAAGCTCGAACGGATCGCCGGGGTTGGCCCAACGCGCCGGCGTGCACTGCTGGCGACCTTCGGGGGCCTCGACGGCGTGCGTGGCGCCACGGTGGATGATCTGTGCCGGGTCGATGGTATCAGCCGAACCCTCGCCGAACTGATCCACGCCGAACTGGCCAGCGGCGATTCGTGACAAGCCTTGCCGCCAGCGGCTACACTTCGCGCCAGTACGCCCGGTTGGCCCCGACCGGCGGAGCGATTACACCCACTGACTCATGCCACTGAATATTCCCAATACGCTGACCTGGGCCCGGATCATCATGATCCCGGTATTTGTCGGCGTCTATTACCTGCCCGATGGCATGATGACCCTGCCCGAGCGCAACCTGGCCGCAACCCTGGTGTTTGGCGTCGCCGCCGTGACCGACTGGTTTGACGGCTATCTCGCCCGCAGCCTCGGGCAGACGTCGGCCTTCGGCGCGTTTCTCGATCCGGTCGCCGACAAGCTGATGGTGGCCGCCGCGCTGATCATGCTGGTACAACTGGGCCGCACCGACGCGATGATCGCGGTGGTGATCATCGGCCGCGAAATCACCATTTCGGCGCTGCGCGAGTGGATGGCACGGGTGGGGCGTTCGGCCAGTGTTGCGGTCGCTTTCGTGGGTAAATTAAAAACTGCCGCACAGATGGTTGCAATCCCGTTACTTCTGTATAATGCGCCGCTTCTTTCAGTGCAATCGCAGTGGATCGGCACCATTTTGATCTACATTGCGGCGGTGCTGACACTGTGGTCGATGGGCTATTATTTGTACCGAGCCATGCCCATGTTGCGGGACAGTGAAAAAGGCTGAAAACGCCTTGACAGAAGAAAATGACTGCCTATAATGGCGGTCTGTTTTGCGGGAATAGCTCAGTTGGTAGAGCGCAACCTTGCCAAGGTTGAGGTCGCGAGTTCGAGCCTCGTTTCCCGCTCCAGTATTCTGGGGAAAGCACCGCTTTCCCCTTTTCACTCCCGAGAAATCGGACGGTGAATGACCGACCTGGCAGTCGGTCAGTGGCGCGGTAGCAAAGCGGTTATGCAGGGGACTGCAAATCCCTCCAGGGCGGTTCGACTCCGCCCCGCGCCTCCAGGAAAGTATTGCGGGAATAGCTCAGTTGGTAGAGCGCAACCTTGCCAAGGTTGAGGTCGCGAGTTCGAGCCTCGTTTCCCGCTCCAAAAACACGAAGGGGAAGCCATCTGGCTTCCCCTTCTGTTTTTCCATGCCGCCATGGCGACGCTATCATGGACCTGTGTTTGCCGGATGGCTGCCATGACCTTCGCCCGCTTCCTCGATCTGCCTGACACCGTCGCTCCGGACTACCAGGGCGGCAGCCTGTTCAATCTCATGGCCTCGCTGCGCGATCGTTTTGGCGATCATCGGGCGGCATCCATGCGCTTGCGCGATCATTCTCGGTTGGGGCTGGAATCGGCCCGGATCGTTGTGCTGTTGGTGATCGACGGGCTCGGCGCGCAGGACCTGGCCACGCGGGGGGCGGGCAGTTTCCTTGCCCGCCATCAGGCGGGCACGCTGACCACGGTGTTTCCGGCGACCACCGCCAGTGCGGTCACCACCACGCTTACCGGCATTGCGCCCGCCGAGCATGGGCTGACCGGCTGGTATATCCGCGATGACCGCTTCGGTGGCGTGCTGGCGCCGCTGCCCATGGTGCGCCGCGACCGCCAGCCGATGACCGGTTGGTGGCGCATCCCGCGCCTGTTTCCGTATCCCAGCCTGTTTCAACGACTCGATACGCGGAGTGTGATGGTTGCGCCGGAGTCCATTCTCGGCTCACCGTTCAATATGCGCCATTCGCGCGGCGTGGCACGGCGCTACGGCTATCAGGATCTGGCGGGGCTGGAGACGCAGCTGGTGCAGGCCGTGGCCGATCTGGGCTCGCTGGAGGGCTTTGTGTATGCCTATCACGCCGACTACGATGCGCTTGCGCACCAGGCCGGCATTGGCTCGGCGGCCTGTGATGCCCACTTCCTGGCAATCGATGCCATGGTCGCGCGGGTGAGCGCCCAGCTCGCGGATAGCGGCGCGCTGCTGCTGGTGACGGCCGACCATGGCTTCATCGATTCGCCGCCCGAGCGCCAGAGCGATATCGCCAGCGAAGGGGGCTTGCAAGGCTATCTGGACGGCCCGCTATGGGGCGAACGGCGGGTGGCCTATTGTCGCGTCAGACCGGCCCGCCGGGCGCAGTTCGAGGTCGAGGCCATGGCCCGCCTCGGCGACCGCTTCCATGTCGTGCCCAGTGCACGCCTGATCGACGCCGGTGCCTTCGGCCCCGCAACGAAGCCCTCACGCAGGCTGCGCGAGCGGATTGGTGATTTTGCGCTGATCGGGCGGGAGAACTGGACGCTCTACGACTGGCTGCCGCAGGAGCGGCGCTATCCGATGCTTGGCGTTCATGCCGGGGTGTCGGCGGCCGAGATGCTGATTCCGCTGGTCTCGGTGCCCTGTTAGAGCGTATTCGCCGTCGCCACATCGTGCCTGGGCGTCAGCCGTGGTGCTTAGTGCAGGTCTTCCTTGGCCGGGGGCACGGGTAGCACGCCGATGCCCTCGTCGAGCAGCTCGGCGACGTCATCGAGCGATGCATGGCCGCGAATGCTCCGCTCAGGGGCTTCGCCATGATGAATGCGGCGCACTTCGGTGGGGAAGGCCTTGCCCACATCCTCGGCCTGCTGTGCCAGTTGGCGCAGTTTCGCCTGCGCCAGCGCGGCCGCATCGCCGGTGCGCGCCGGCGCCTTGCTTGAGGGTGCGGCGTGGCTGGTGCGCACATAGGGGGCGCTGGGCAGGCGCTGAATGTCGGTGCTGGCGCAATGCGGGCAGCCGACCAGTGCGTTGGCCAGTTGCGCGTCAAATGCAGCAGACGAGGCGAACCAGCCCTCGAAGTCGTGGCCGTTGCCGCAACGCAGATTGAGGACGATCACGCGATTGATTCTTGCAGTGACAAGCGATGGTGCCCGGAGCGGGAATCGAACCCGCACGGCCGAAGGCCGAGGGATTTTAAGTCCCTTGTGTCTACCAATTTCACCATCCGGGCATCAGGTGCGCCGTGCTCAGTGCTCCTGCTCGGGCAGGACGATGTTGACCTCGAGCACTTCGTAGTTGTCCTGACGCTCCAGTTGCACCTTGATGTCGTCGGGATTGACCTTGACGTACTTGGAGATCACGGCGATGAGGTCTTTTTGCAGATCCGGCAGGAAGTCCGGCGAGCCGTCGCGGGTGCCGTGCTCACGGGCGATGATCAGTTGCAGGCGTTCCTTGGCCAGGGAGGCGGTCTTCGGCTTGCTGCCGAACAGCATGCTGAGCAGGGACATGTCACTTCCCT comes from Denitromonas sp. and encodes:
- the era gene encoding GTPase Era, with translation MQDNHTPDSGAFHTGFIAIVGRPNVGKSTLMNRLIGLKVSIVSSKAQTTRHRVSGILTDDSAQFVFVDTPGFQTRHQNALNRTMNRTVTQSLADVDLVYLVIEAGKFGPEDEQVVALLPPDAKVILVINKVDTLADKSSLLPFIDKTRSVFPFAEVVPLSAEHGKNVDALLAVSRRYLPEGPPMFGPDDITDRSERFLAAEFLREKLFRLLGDELPYGMTVEIERFEVEGNLRRINAAIIVDKPGHKGIVIGKGGQHLKRISTEARKAMEELFGATIYLEVWVKVKSGWADDERALKSLGYD
- the recO gene encoding DNA repair protein RecO, with the protein product MGQKQRVDQQPGFVLHTHPYRETSLIVEVFSRDYGRMALVAKGARRPMSALRGVLMAYQPLLLDWSGGGEVKTLVRAEWLGGQPLLTGKELLCGYYLNELLVKLLPREDAHAELYAHYAALIQRLPGETRFEPILRAFELTLLSELGYGVPLEHDAETEAPIAAEARYGYIIDRGPVLGASPDDGLPMVSGQTLLDMAAGRFDDPKTLVQSKALLRHLIQHHLGAQPLHSRRMFKELQAL
- a CDS encoding pyridoxine 5'-phosphate synthase, whose product is MIELGVNIDHVATLRQARRTWEPDPVWAAVEAHLGGADGITVHLREDRRHINDEDVRKLRDLTQVKLNLEMAATDEMVGIAAGLKPEMAMFVPEGRQEVTTEGGLDIVSQEAALRRSVSRLADAGISVSVFIDADPAQVEAAARIGAQVCEIHTGPYAAAFHRAGRDAESPAVVAEIDKIRRAGEMIRGAGMRFNAGHALNYYNVQPVARLAGIRELHIGHAIVSRAVFSGLRDAVREMKRLMREAAAQGEPGRA
- the acpS gene encoding holo-ACP synthase encodes the protein MIHGIGTDMVSVERIRQALARHGDRFAYRILAPSERAAYHDAPQPERLLAKRFAAKEAFGKAYGTGVAVPATLHSVAVGRDPRGKPHFVFHGAMSDIAARDGLRAHLSLSDELDYVIAFAIIEKDPA
- the nagZ gene encoding beta-N-acetylhexosaminidase, with protein sequence MPMTLPLGPVMLDVAGHALTEAERPRLCHPLVGGVILFARNYANPAQLAALTAEIRALRSPALLITVDHEGGRVQRFRTGFSAVPAMGVLGKAWSDDPARGCQLARDAGRVLASELIAHGVDLSYTPVLDLDYGVSRVIGDRAFHRDPEATVMLATALIDGMADAGMGCVGKHFPGHGFVEADSHVDMPRDPRDFDAICADDMRPFRTLAGRLAGVMPAHVIYPAVDPRPAGFSPFWLQTVLRGQLGFAGVIFSDDLTMEAATEAGDIVARAEAARAAGCDMVLVCNRPDLAETVLSRWHPDVPATLSDRLCGLHARPGADRVGVGSPAYAQATAQLAALAEATHRA
- the pgsA gene encoding CDP-diacylglycerol--glycerol-3-phosphate 3-phosphatidyltransferase, coding for MPLNIPNTLTWARIIMIPVFVGVYYLPDGMMTLPERNLAATLVFGVAAVTDWFDGYLARSLGQTSAFGAFLDPVADKLMVAAALIMLVQLGRTDAMIAVVIIGREITISALREWMARVGRSASVAVAFVGKLKTAAQMVAIPLLLYNAPLLSVQSQWIGTILIYIAAVLTLWSMGYYLYRAMPMLRDSEKG